The candidate division WOR-3 bacterium genome segment GAAAGTGGGGGCTGTTGAGAAACCACCCTTAGATTGGTGACGATGCTGGCATCGGCTGGTCTGACCTAGGACTCGGCCTGAAGAGCCGGATGAAGAGCATGAGAAGAAGTGCCGCCAGGCACTTCAAGTTCATCACCGCAGCCGTGAGATAGGCCTGGATCGCCACATTCCATCGCCCGCGCCGGACCGCACGCCGCAATCCGTGTAGGGTTTTCGCCTCGCCGTGCTTACCTTCTACCCGCCATTGGTGCCTTTGATACAGTTCTCTAGTATCGGCATCCCAGCCGCGTGCTTTGCGCCGCCGGGCACGGAGCAGCGCTTCATACCCGAGCACGATCCTGATCGTCCGATGGCAACTGCTCGGCGGTAGACAACGCTCCCGTAGCGGGCAATTGCGACAGTCGCATGATCGTGACTGGTAGACTCTACTGCTATCATCCTTCTCTTTGCCCGGATGTAGCGTCTTTCCACCCGGGCAGTGTACCAACTCATATCGAGCATCGTACTTGAAGCGCCGAGCCGGTAGCTTCCTGGCTATACCGGGCTCGCGCTGCGGCGGTATCACCGCTTCGATCTTGTTCTTCTCCAACTCGGCGTAGTTGCGTGGATGGGCATAGCCGGCATCGGCCGTAACCGTCTTTACCTCGCGCTCGGTGTTACCTTCTACCCGCGCCACCTGTTCCAGCAGTTGTTTCCCCTCGCTATCTTCCCCGGTCGTGACCGCGACATCGACGATTACTCCCGTCCGGTCATCCACCGCCGTATTCTGCTTGAAACACGGCTCCATGCGCCGCTCGTGACTGGAAGTCGCTATCGTCGCCTCGGGATCAGTCAGACTGTGCTTCTCTATCTGCCCCTTGTGACTACGAGGAGGTCCCTGCCGGGACGGAGCCACTGCCCGCTGCTCATTACCGTTCTCCCCTGAGTTCTCTAAGAGTACCTGCTCGGCATGGTCTTCGACCACGCTCTCCCAACTCACATCCGC includes the following:
- a CDS encoding IS1182 family transposase, which codes for MVGNQDRWREDIFVACPLRDLVPDDHILKRFDRVLDLSWLRDEVADCYCSDNGRPSIDPEAALRLMLAGFFAGIVHDRKLMREAQVNLAMRWFAGYRLHEELPDHSSLTRIRQRWGEERFKHIFQRTVTACCTAGLVDGETVHIDATLIRADVSWESVVEDHAEQVLLENSGENGNEQRAVAPSRQGPPRSHKGQIEKHSLTDPEATIATSSHERRMEPCFKQNTAVDDRTGVIVDVAVTTGEDSEGKQLLEQVARVEGNTEREVKTVTADAGYAHPRNYAELEKNKIEAVIPPQREPGIARKLPARRFKYDARYELVHCPGGKTLHPGKEKDDSSRVYQSRSCDCRNCPLRERCLPPSSCHRTIRIVLGYEALLRARRRKARGWDADTRELYQRHQWRVEGKHGEAKTLHGLRRAVRRGRWNVAIQAYLTAAVMNLKCLAALLLMLFIRLFRPSPRSDQPMPASSPI